Proteins encoded in a region of the Candidatus Moanabacter tarae genome:
- the nrnA gene encoding Bifunctional oligoribonuclease and PAP phosphatase NrnA, with amino-acid sequence MSDFFPEFSRVFPSFLKKLEGKQLAVLGHLRPDGDSIGSQIALCRVLRDRGVDAIAISPDPIPRVLSSFVGDTPFYADGKFEIDGRGAVCVDCADIVRIGKPLRQEFSKVLVNIDHHISNRNYAELNLVAPHASATSEILAGIFFDLQIEFDAVTAQALFVGIATDTGQFRFPSTTKQVFAITSRLLEYGADAASASLRLYEQESVGRLKLLERFLSSLTFECDGKICVGFLREGVYEELGAQKEDSEGLVDYARALDGVEIGVLLEEREGLIKGSFRSKDAKHRVDKLAEQFNGGGHACAAGFNCSGSIETFYPRMVDTLGAHFCSSDS; translated from the coding sequence ATGAGCGACTTTTTCCCAGAGTTTAGTCGAGTCTTTCCTAGTTTCCTAAAGAAACTCGAAGGGAAGCAGTTAGCAGTTCTCGGACACCTGCGACCGGACGGTGATAGCATAGGTTCACAAATCGCTCTGTGTCGAGTCCTTCGAGATCGGGGTGTTGACGCGATTGCGATCAGCCCGGATCCTATTCCGCGAGTTCTGAGCTCTTTTGTTGGCGATACGCCCTTTTACGCAGATGGTAAATTCGAGATCGATGGACGTGGAGCAGTGTGCGTCGATTGTGCAGATATTGTGAGAATTGGGAAGCCTTTGCGGCAGGAATTCTCCAAGGTTTTGGTCAATATTGACCACCACATTTCGAACCGAAACTATGCTGAGTTGAATTTAGTAGCTCCCCATGCTTCTGCTACCTCGGAAATTTTGGCCGGGATCTTTTTCGATTTGCAGATCGAGTTTGATGCTGTCACAGCGCAAGCTTTGTTTGTGGGTATTGCTACGGATACTGGACAGTTCCGATTCCCATCAACAACAAAGCAGGTATTTGCTATAACAAGCCGCCTGTTGGAGTATGGGGCGGATGCTGCGAGCGCTTCACTACGTTTGTATGAACAGGAGAGTGTAGGTAGACTCAAATTGCTGGAGCGTTTTCTCTCCAGCCTCACATTTGAATGTGATGGAAAGATTTGCGTTGGATTCTTAAGAGAAGGTGTCTATGAAGAATTAGGAGCCCAGAAGGAGGATTCAGAGGGCCTAGTCGACTACGCTCGAGCCCTTGATGGGGTGGAAATTGGTGTTTTGCTTGAAGAGCGCGAGGGTTTGATTAAAGGGAGTTTTCGTTCGAAGGATGCAAAACACAGAGTAGATAAACTAGCCGAGCAATTTAACGGTGGCGGTCACGCTTGCGCCGCGGGCTTTAATTGCTCTGGTTCGATCGAGACTTTTTATCCGCGAATGGTAGACACCTTAGGAGCTCATTTTTGCTCTTCTGATTCTTAG
- the rbfA gene encoding Ribosome-binding factor A, with amino-acid sequence MGQRMLRVSKLVKREISELLHTRYRSESVYITISDVEVSSDLRNARVYFSVVGDSERAASAGRFLKAESRELRRMLGKRIVLKYLPNLSFVYDKALERGVHLNALIDEFGFDEESV; translated from the coding sequence ATGGGTCAGCGAATGTTACGAGTATCCAAGTTGGTCAAACGGGAGATCAGCGAATTATTACATACACGTTACCGATCAGAATCGGTTTATATCACAATTTCGGATGTCGAGGTCTCTTCGGATCTTCGTAACGCTCGAGTTTATTTTTCGGTTGTTGGTGATTCCGAAAGAGCGGCGTCGGCAGGCCGATTCCTTAAGGCGGAAAGTCGGGAGTTGAGAAGGATGTTGGGGAAGAGAATCGTTTTAAAGTACCTTCCAAACCTCAGTTTTGTCTACGACAAGGCTCTGGAACGGGGAGTCCACCTTAACGCTCTCATTGACGAATTCGGATTTGACGAGGAGAGCGTATGA
- the infB gene encoding Translation initiation factor IF-2 — translation MSVRVYNLSEKLGITNAELIEILRSRGFVVKTASSTVDNISAESLVEEFTSKGVDKGKSESSDPDSEVVELTKNSKEEKVVGPSAAATSKGVDKGKSESSDPDSEVVELTKNSKEEKVVGPSAAAIVKTKEEVDHERQERIQAKRPKPAVVKPRVPGMIPPQPSSSPLKPISPDPLSVALPSKTDSKSQSSPVPTAARIPPDRDSQPTGPQRPQTAVPPKPVKSGEETKADSQHQKQEVAIDESQLKSLELKPPLVVRDFAGHLGLKPFRLISELMEFGIFASMNQVVEEDVAQRLARNHGYRLEVRHRGEKAQEEQEKTKIEEPEKKEAKALVPRCPIVCILGHVDHGKTTLLDTIRKTDVVAGEAGGITQHIGSYQIKHNGQKISFIDTPGHAAFSRMRARGTRITDIAVLVVAADDGFMPQTDEALGYIQDEGVPIVVAINKTDVPGANVDRVKGQMQDRNIAAEDWGGETLTVEISALKGERITDLLDTILLQAEVMEDLKANPEAPVDGIIIEAQKDVGQGANASLIVQNGTLQIGDALIAGPYFCKVRALFDDMGQNLKLAEPSTPVRVTGWSGPPESGAAFRWVKNDRVARNEAKENELEIRKQGQDEVPEETGATLENIFDAISKSQRKVFRVILKADVFGTAEALAECLEDIKSEKIILEVVQTAVGAISKNDVQMAHAAEAAVVGFNVNQESGVVSEAKHHGINIYRNNIIYELIDVVREAMADTLEPEKKENKIGVANIRQVFPVGKTGKVAGCMVVEGRIARDNNARLIRDGKIQVESKIHALKRFKDDASDVRSGYECGIRLVDYDDYREGDVIECFEIENVRPTL, via the coding sequence GTGAGCGTCAGAGTCTACAACCTCTCCGAGAAATTGGGTATAACTAACGCGGAACTCATCGAGATTTTGCGTAGCCGCGGCTTTGTCGTTAAAACGGCATCTAGTACGGTTGATAACATATCAGCTGAAAGTTTAGTCGAGGAATTTACTTCGAAGGGAGTTGATAAGGGCAAGAGTGAATCTTCGGATCCAGATTCAGAAGTCGTCGAATTGACCAAGAATTCCAAAGAAGAAAAGGTTGTAGGTCCTTCTGCCGCTGCTACTTCGAAGGGAGTTGATAAGGGCAAGAGTGAATCTTCGGATCCAGATTCAGAAGTCGTCGAATTGACCAAGAATTCCAAAGAAGAAAAGGTTGTAGGTCCTTCTGCCGCTGCCATCGTGAAGACGAAGGAGGAAGTCGACCATGAAAGGCAGGAGCGTATTCAGGCAAAACGCCCCAAACCGGCGGTTGTTAAGCCTCGGGTGCCGGGTATGATTCCTCCTCAGCCCTCCAGTTCTCCGCTCAAACCGATTTCACCTGACCCGCTGTCTGTAGCTTTACCCTCAAAAACTGATTCCAAGTCCCAATCCTCTCCGGTGCCTACAGCAGCCCGGATACCTCCAGACAGAGACTCGCAGCCCACTGGACCGCAGAGACCCCAGACAGCTGTGCCTCCCAAACCAGTTAAGTCTGGAGAAGAAACGAAGGCGGATTCGCAACATCAAAAGCAAGAAGTTGCTATCGACGAAAGCCAACTCAAGAGCCTTGAACTCAAGCCTCCGCTCGTGGTGAGGGATTTTGCAGGACATTTAGGCCTTAAACCATTTCGACTCATTTCAGAGTTAATGGAGTTTGGAATTTTTGCCTCGATGAATCAGGTGGTTGAGGAAGATGTTGCACAAAGGCTGGCACGCAACCACGGCTATCGTCTTGAAGTGCGGCATCGAGGAGAGAAAGCTCAGGAAGAACAAGAGAAAACAAAGATTGAGGAGCCGGAGAAGAAAGAGGCCAAAGCCCTGGTCCCTAGATGTCCGATTGTATGTATTTTAGGACATGTTGATCATGGGAAGACGACCCTTTTGGATACTATTCGAAAAACTGATGTAGTGGCTGGTGAGGCGGGTGGGATAACACAGCATATTGGCTCTTATCAAATTAAACATAACGGACAGAAGATAAGTTTTATTGATACCCCTGGACACGCTGCCTTTTCCAGAATGCGGGCACGAGGAACCCGCATTACTGATATTGCGGTATTGGTTGTTGCGGCTGACGACGGTTTTATGCCGCAAACCGACGAGGCCCTAGGCTATATTCAGGATGAGGGAGTTCCGATTGTGGTCGCAATTAATAAGACTGATGTTCCGGGGGCCAATGTGGACCGAGTTAAAGGTCAGATGCAAGACCGTAATATTGCAGCCGAAGATTGGGGAGGTGAGACTCTAACTGTAGAGATATCTGCCTTGAAAGGTGAGCGTATTACCGACTTGCTTGATACGATTTTACTTCAAGCTGAGGTGATGGAAGATTTGAAGGCGAATCCTGAAGCTCCCGTTGATGGAATAATTATTGAGGCCCAGAAGGATGTTGGACAAGGAGCTAATGCCTCACTTATCGTACAGAATGGAACTTTGCAGATTGGTGATGCTCTAATAGCAGGACCGTATTTTTGTAAGGTTCGAGCTCTGTTTGACGATATGGGGCAAAATTTGAAGTTGGCTGAACCGTCGACCCCAGTTCGGGTCACAGGTTGGTCTGGGCCTCCGGAATCAGGAGCAGCCTTTCGTTGGGTAAAGAATGATCGCGTGGCGAGGAACGAAGCGAAGGAGAATGAACTGGAGATCAGAAAACAGGGACAGGACGAAGTGCCCGAGGAAACAGGCGCAACCTTAGAGAATATCTTTGACGCCATTTCTAAGTCTCAAAGGAAGGTTTTTAGAGTCATATTAAAGGCAGATGTATTTGGAACAGCGGAAGCGCTGGCAGAGTGTCTTGAGGATATTAAGAGTGAGAAGATTATCCTTGAGGTTGTTCAGACTGCGGTTGGAGCCATCAGTAAGAACGATGTTCAGATGGCGCATGCTGCTGAAGCAGCTGTTGTTGGATTCAATGTTAATCAGGAGAGTGGGGTTGTAAGCGAGGCAAAGCATCACGGAATAAATATTTACCGCAACAATATCATTTACGAATTGATTGACGTGGTCAGGGAGGCAATGGCGGATACACTTGAGCCAGAGAAAAAGGAGAATAAAATTGGAGTGGCTAATATTCGTCAGGTCTTTCCTGTGGGAAAGACCGGTAAAGTAGCCGGATGTATGGTGGTCGAAGGACGAATTGCGCGTGATAACAATGCACGATTAATTCGAGACGGAAAAATACAGGTGGAAAGCAAAATACACGCTCTCAAGCGCTTTAAGGATGACGCTTCTGATGTACGCTCCGGCTATGAATGCGGTATTCGATTGGTCGATTATGATGATTACAGAGAAGGCGACGTCATTGAGTGTTTCGAGATTGAGAATGTTCGTCCAACTCTTTGA
- the nusA gene encoding Transcription termination/antitermination protein NusA, translating to MSNEILSVLEYMEKEKGISREDMIGTIVSAIRGAAERAGGTGDQDLTIDIDPKTGALKAWAKLTVVDSVGDPRFEIHIEKARLYSSNPSIGQVVEKEIDPAFLGRIAAQTARQSIMHRLRQFEKERIYDDYKDTVGDILSGVVRRRERGDLIIDLGKAEAILPSRERVPGEDYAPGERIRCLLLNIEPSNRGPELILSRASVRFVRRLFELEVTEIADGTVVIEAISREPGYRTKIAVNSKDAKVDPVGACVGARGARVKSIVRELGGEKIDIIRYYNEPIKMLEEAIKPAIPRNVDIDETNLKMSFEVAEDDLSIAIGRRGQNARLTSRLLGWKLDISKEQRVDLGFDARVQAAVAGWHGVSGISNDNAEKLVEIGIVSPEAFVDVEVSDLIDAGFEEELASNIIEKVNEYRSSNRIDQ from the coding sequence ATGAGCAACGAAATCCTTTCTGTTCTCGAGTACATGGAGAAAGAAAAGGGTATATCCCGAGAGGATATGATCGGGACGATTGTAAGTGCGATACGTGGTGCGGCGGAACGGGCTGGTGGCACTGGAGATCAGGATCTAACGATCGATATCGATCCAAAGACTGGTGCATTGAAGGCGTGGGCGAAGCTGACCGTGGTTGATTCGGTGGGTGATCCCAGGTTCGAGATACATATTGAAAAGGCGCGACTTTATTCCTCAAACCCTAGTATTGGGCAGGTGGTGGAAAAGGAAATCGATCCAGCCTTCCTTGGCCGGATTGCGGCCCAGACAGCTCGCCAATCGATTATGCATAGACTTCGTCAGTTTGAGAAAGAACGGATTTATGATGATTACAAGGATACAGTAGGGGATATTCTCTCGGGTGTTGTCCGGAGGAGGGAACGAGGTGATTTAATCATTGATTTGGGGAAAGCTGAAGCGATCCTTCCATCCAGAGAACGGGTACCCGGGGAGGATTACGCTCCCGGGGAACGTATCCGTTGTTTACTGCTTAATATAGAACCATCCAATCGTGGCCCAGAGTTGATTTTGAGTCGAGCCAGTGTTCGGTTCGTGAGAAGGCTTTTCGAACTCGAGGTAACGGAAATTGCAGATGGGACAGTAGTTATAGAAGCGATCTCTCGGGAGCCCGGCTACAGAACTAAGATCGCTGTGAACAGTAAAGATGCCAAGGTCGATCCAGTCGGTGCCTGTGTTGGGGCACGTGGCGCGCGAGTCAAGAGCATCGTGCGGGAGTTGGGAGGAGAGAAAATTGACATCATCCGATACTATAACGAACCGATCAAAATGCTTGAGGAAGCGATTAAGCCTGCCATCCCTCGCAATGTTGATATTGATGAAACGAATCTCAAAATGTCGTTTGAAGTAGCGGAAGACGATCTCTCAATAGCGATCGGAAGGCGCGGCCAAAACGCCAGACTTACAAGTCGCCTCTTAGGGTGGAAGTTAGACATTTCAAAGGAACAACGTGTTGATCTAGGTTTCGATGCAAGGGTCCAAGCAGCGGTTGCCGGATGGCATGGAGTTTCGGGAATTTCGAATGATAATGCTGAGAAGTTAGTAGAGATCGGCATTGTTAGCCCTGAGGCATTTGTAGACGTTGAGGTAAGCGACTTGATAGACGCCGGATTTGAAGAGGAGCTGGCCAGTAATATAATAGAGAAAGTGAACGAATACCGGAGTTCGAATAGGATCGATCAATAA
- the uxuA_12 gene encoding Mannonate dehydratase, translating into MKISVWDGGLTDSYMRQVSQLGADGIDFGNGTAFPGVTEQGYPDLDKVVRIKKRIHSWGLEINRVTLPDITEKFMQNQPGGERELENSCEAVRIFAQAGIPIVRQRFAGDTFDLSEKYLSVHRGGYTSRGERPNRSISPSTVPTYEELDQWWDRFVKVYNALVPIAEETGVLLALHPSDIPHPNTPFGGLGFHRVIDAFPSANVGYLYCCGTRAEAGGSSIVLDEINNYGRKGKIFTVHMRNVRGSLATAEGFEEVLLDDGDMNIAKIFIELKKVGFDGFINPDHIPNLEGGVGLAYSVGYLKAILASLAI; encoded by the coding sequence ATGAAAATTTCTGTATGGGATGGAGGGCTAACGGACTCGTACATGCGTCAAGTTTCCCAACTTGGCGCCGACGGCATCGACTTCGGAAACGGAACAGCATTCCCTGGGGTAACGGAACAAGGATACCCCGACCTCGACAAAGTCGTACGAATCAAGAAACGAATTCATTCATGGGGACTCGAGATTAATCGAGTGACGCTACCCGACATCACTGAGAAATTCATGCAGAACCAGCCCGGAGGTGAACGAGAACTGGAGAACTCCTGTGAGGCTGTCCGGATCTTCGCCCAAGCTGGGATTCCGATTGTTCGCCAACGCTTCGCAGGGGATACCTTTGATTTATCCGAAAAATACTTATCGGTCCATCGTGGCGGCTATACCTCAAGAGGAGAACGCCCCAACCGTTCGATCTCTCCTTCAACAGTCCCCACCTACGAAGAATTAGACCAATGGTGGGATCGGTTCGTGAAAGTCTACAACGCTCTCGTTCCCATTGCCGAAGAGACTGGAGTTCTCCTTGCCCTCCACCCCTCAGATATTCCTCATCCAAATACCCCATTCGGGGGGTTGGGGTTTCATCGTGTCATCGATGCTTTCCCCAGCGCTAACGTCGGATACCTTTACTGCTGCGGCACCCGCGCCGAAGCCGGGGGATCATCTATCGTACTAGACGAAATTAATAACTACGGCCGCAAAGGGAAAATATTTACTGTCCATATGCGCAACGTCCGCGGAAGCCTTGCTACTGCAGAAGGGTTTGAGGAAGTCCTCCTCGATGATGGCGATATGAATATCGCAAAGATCTTTATAGAACTTAAAAAAGTCGGGTTCGATGGTTTTATCAATCCGGATCATATTCCCAACCTAGAAGGAGGCGTTGGTTTAGCCTATTCTGTCGGCTACTTGAAAGCCATACTAGCGTCGCTAGCAATATAA
- the bacC_5 gene encoding Dihydroanticapsin 7-dehydrogenase — MEINLSEKRIIVTGGATGIGRASSLRVSQDGAKVALFDINEKDSQKTIDAIRSSGGEARFWNVDVGDEDVVSRSVSEAEAWLGGIDSLLHFAGVLWGASVELDEFPEETWDTVLDINLRGTYLMSKYVVAVMKKQKSGVIILAASGAGVRGGSSSYAYGSSKGGVHGLTMVMQNALPKYGIRVHDIAPGSVKSPLKIGQMKSSAERTGNTTNVDRAIETLNDPEDVANIVAFMASDQAKLLRGTVFTG, encoded by the coding sequence ATGGAAATTAACCTTTCAGAGAAACGGATAATAGTTACCGGAGGAGCGACCGGTATTGGTAGGGCATCAAGTCTCAGGGTATCACAGGACGGGGCAAAAGTAGCGCTCTTTGATATTAATGAGAAGGATTCCCAAAAGACGATAGATGCTATCAGAAGCTCGGGTGGAGAGGCGCGATTTTGGAACGTTGACGTTGGAGATGAAGATGTGGTGTCAAGGTCGGTATCGGAAGCTGAGGCTTGGCTTGGCGGGATCGATAGCTTGTTGCATTTTGCCGGGGTTCTTTGGGGAGCATCTGTTGAACTGGATGAATTCCCTGAGGAAACCTGGGATACGGTTCTCGATATCAACTTACGTGGTACCTATTTGATGTCAAAATATGTAGTTGCCGTTATGAAAAAGCAGAAGAGTGGGGTGATAATATTGGCTGCATCTGGGGCCGGTGTGCGGGGTGGCTCTTCTTCCTATGCTTACGGAAGCAGTAAAGGCGGTGTACATGGCCTTACAATGGTTATGCAAAATGCACTTCCCAAGTATGGCATTAGGGTGCACGACATTGCTCCCGGGTCGGTCAAGTCTCCGCTCAAAATTGGCCAGATGAAAAGCAGTGCGGAAAGGACGGGAAATACCACAAATGTGGATCGGGCGATTGAAACCCTGAACGATCCGGAAGATGTTGCCAATATCGTGGCATTTATGGCTAGCGACCAGGCCAAACTACTGCGAGGAACCGTCTTTACTGGCTGA
- the ptlH_3 gene encoding 1-deoxypentalenic acid 11-beta-hydroxylase: MIFQPFRASNDTLDDPIELRRRIENEGYLFLRKFQDPEKLRDLRLRILERIDSASDWMLPNTKLSEGKVDPTKACTEPDREYQDVYHEVYKLQPFHEIAHSPEVVSLIGKLVESQVFPHPHVIARLWFPNYSKHTTPFHQDFVHFQSNLQMITVWTPLSDCPIELGPLAIVEGSHRVGEVVDHHFSLGAGGQKVSVPESRGIPRCNDFELGDTLIFGCLMVHGALPNTTKDQLRISLDNRYTKKGLPISEHMLTPHLNNGRFTWENVYEGWPEDHKLRYFWKKEKFETIPQDVSFGQKAFEEALDLAGKGDEDAIYALQRVAKQPITIETDPRIRNNSEQAQRRLEEIQPN; the protein is encoded by the coding sequence ATGATCTTCCAACCTTTTCGTGCCTCCAATGATACCCTCGACGATCCAATCGAGTTACGGCGTCGTATAGAAAACGAGGGGTATCTTTTTCTACGTAAATTCCAAGATCCGGAAAAGCTCCGGGACCTTCGTCTAAGAATTTTGGAGCGGATCGATTCCGCCAGTGATTGGATGTTGCCCAACACCAAACTTTCAGAAGGCAAGGTTGATCCAACCAAAGCCTGCACCGAACCAGACAGAGAATACCAAGACGTCTATCATGAGGTCTATAAACTCCAGCCCTTTCACGAGATTGCCCACTCTCCAGAAGTGGTTTCGTTAATTGGCAAACTAGTCGAGTCTCAAGTATTCCCTCACCCCCATGTTATAGCAAGGCTTTGGTTTCCTAATTACAGCAAACACACCACACCTTTCCACCAGGATTTCGTTCACTTTCAAAGTAACCTTCAGATGATCACAGTATGGACTCCTCTCAGCGATTGCCCAATCGAACTGGGCCCACTGGCGATAGTGGAAGGATCCCATAGAGTTGGAGAGGTGGTAGATCACCATTTTTCTTTGGGCGCCGGGGGCCAGAAAGTTAGTGTTCCTGAATCTCGTGGAATTCCCCGCTGCAATGACTTTGAACTCGGTGATACTTTAATCTTCGGATGCCTCATGGTTCACGGAGCCCTCCCAAATACAACGAAGGATCAATTAAGAATCTCTCTGGATAACCGCTATACCAAAAAGGGGCTACCTATTTCCGAACACATGCTGACCCCTCATCTCAATAACGGACGGTTCACTTGGGAAAATGTCTACGAAGGATGGCCTGAAGATCACAAGCTCAGATATTTTTGGAAAAAAGAAAAGTTCGAAACGATTCCCCAAGACGTCAGCTTTGGTCAAAAGGCATTTGAGGAAGCGTTGGATTTAGCAGGAAAGGGCGACGAGGATGCTATATATGCCCTACAGCGTGTTGCCAAACAACCAATTACCATTGAAACTGATCCTCGTATTCGAAACAATTCGGAACAGGCACAGCGTCGGTTAGAAGAAATTCAACCGAACTGA
- a CDS encoding putative ABC transporter ATP-binding protein produces the protein MKIILRIIGITLQNRAYLLAAYASMFGATAAYMFLPKYIGSAVDELAGILQAPGGLSSNLTPIALIIMALYIVRGLLSYLQMYFGDALAQFVAYKIRNEFYDHVQYLSFGCHDRLHTGNLMSRAIVDVESIRRFINMGLVRAPYYCGLFLIVAVVLIRLDWRLGLASIFFMPIVAFKTGKVRLKMRELWLSAQEKMGQLTTVLQENLTGVKVVKAFASEKHEEAQFETYNAKVASEMVEAEKLQASNNSFTLFSFQFSMGIILWFGGWRVINGHISLGELTQFIIYMQMLALPVRMVGWLVNAYARAVAAGERLFEILDSKTEVLEIENPVDLTRVTGHVHFEKVSFEYQPGTPTLREIEIDVPPGNVVALLGPPGSGKSTIVNLLSRFYEFKSGSIQIDGIDVREVTLESLRRNIGIVHQDVFLFTTSIRNNITYGCETATHEDAIAAAKVAQLHDFIENLPQGYDTIVGERGSTLSGGQRQRLSIARAVILDPPILVLDDSTSSVDAETEQLIREAMESVMEGRTTFVIAHRLSTIYRADIILVLKNGAIVERGKHKELLNANGFYKNIYDLQLRPQEEVMRDINVPVTLRKQINS, from the coding sequence ATGAAGATCATCCTGCGAATCATAGGTATAACACTCCAGAACCGCGCATACCTTTTGGCTGCGTATGCTTCGATGTTTGGAGCGACCGCCGCCTATATGTTCTTACCAAAGTACATAGGGTCGGCAGTTGATGAACTTGCGGGGATTCTTCAGGCACCAGGGGGTTTGTCATCAAATCTAACCCCGATCGCTTTAATTATCATGGCCCTCTACATCGTTCGAGGACTTCTCTCCTATCTCCAAATGTACTTCGGAGATGCTCTGGCTCAATTTGTGGCCTACAAAATCAGAAATGAATTCTACGATCACGTCCAATATCTGAGCTTCGGATGCCATGATCGACTCCATACCGGAAACCTAATGTCACGTGCCATTGTAGACGTTGAAAGTATCCGGCGATTCATCAATATGGGTTTAGTAAGAGCCCCTTATTACTGTGGGCTTTTCCTTATTGTCGCCGTCGTTCTGATCAGACTCGATTGGCGTTTGGGATTAGCGAGCATATTTTTCATGCCCATCGTCGCCTTCAAGACAGGAAAAGTTCGACTAAAAATGCGGGAACTTTGGCTCAGCGCCCAAGAGAAAATGGGCCAGCTAACTACCGTACTTCAGGAGAACCTCACTGGAGTCAAGGTGGTCAAAGCTTTCGCCTCAGAAAAACACGAAGAGGCTCAGTTCGAAACATATAATGCAAAGGTAGCCTCCGAAATGGTAGAGGCTGAAAAACTCCAAGCATCAAATAACTCTTTCACCCTTTTCAGCTTCCAATTCTCCATGGGAATAATCCTCTGGTTTGGGGGATGGCGGGTTATAAACGGACACATATCGTTGGGAGAACTAACTCAGTTCATCATCTACATGCAAATGCTTGCCCTGCCTGTCCGAATGGTTGGTTGGTTAGTTAACGCCTATGCTCGAGCCGTAGCTGCGGGAGAGCGTCTTTTCGAAATTCTCGACTCTAAGACGGAAGTTTTAGAAATAGAAAATCCTGTGGATCTGACTAGAGTAACTGGACATGTCCACTTTGAAAAAGTGAGTTTCGAGTACCAACCCGGTACCCCTACCCTAAGAGAAATCGAAATTGATGTACCCCCTGGCAATGTGGTAGCACTTCTGGGACCTCCTGGGAGCGGCAAGAGCACCATCGTTAACCTCTTATCACGCTTTTATGAATTCAAATCCGGCTCGATTCAAATTGACGGAATTGATGTCCGTGAGGTTACTCTAGAGTCCCTTCGTCGCAACATCGGGATCGTCCATCAGGACGTATTTCTATTCACAACTTCCATTCGGAATAATATTACCTACGGTTGCGAAACGGCAACTCACGAGGATGCCATAGCAGCAGCCAAGGTCGCTCAATTACACGATTTTATTGAAAACCTCCCCCAGGGGTACGACACCATCGTTGGTGAACGCGGATCTACCCTTTCCGGCGGTCAACGCCAAAGGCTTTCAATTGCTCGGGCTGTAATCCTTGATCCTCCGATCTTAGTACTCGATGACTCAACCTCAAGCGTAGACGCCGAAACAGAGCAGTTGATTCGCGAGGCCATGGAATCGGTTATGGAGGGGAGAACAACCTTCGTAATTGCCCACCGACTTAGTACGATTTACCGAGCTGACATTATTTTAGTTCTGAAAAATGGAGCCATCGTAGAACGCGGAAAACATAAGGAACTTCTCAATGCTAATGGCTTCTACAAAAACATTTACGATCTCCAACTACGACCCCAAGAAGAAGTAATGCGGGACATCAATGTCCCGGTCACACTTCGAAAACAGATAAACAGCTGA